One window of the Acidobacteriota bacterium genome contains the following:
- a CDS encoding PilN domain-containing protein, whose translation MMYLKKAIGVFYHDDDLDIEVVARSFGDIHFLGSLTLSGLSQKDPLVFRSELEDFFDGLKIKPENVVVGLAPDQLAFRRLVLPAEAEDNLEQAIRLQIMNVVPSDTDEFCAEKIVRRSADGKSYEVDLYIIPRERVRKLLDLLRQLGLAPQALTLTALGFERLLKKDGPANQHPVFIADLDLNNFAVHVFQGGRFTYFKLAWINPANKNLQNVLKEVERCASLIQLPDDQDIDVMLNISDSNWQDQLVEGEYPFLRYLKECSPFPERTTLNLKPLSVALQALEHNRRSFNLIPVEWREKSSSISLVPTLILAAGLVLLLGISFTRVYFQESSYNDQLQRNIAKIEREYRSTMQLRRNIVRVRDELDTYQRVIKKPISDLDILRELTEKAGDKTYLSEYVRANNLIVSGYTDSVLDLQTRLTAIRFFKGINLQGSITKTKEGLEHFRFEIQLLEE comes from the coding sequence ATGATGTACCTGAAAAAAGCCATCGGCGTGTTCTATCACGACGATGATCTGGACATCGAGGTTGTCGCCCGCAGCTTCGGCGACATCCATTTTCTGGGCAGCCTGACGCTGAGCGGTCTGTCCCAGAAGGATCCGCTGGTTTTTCGGTCGGAGCTCGAGGATTTCTTCGACGGCTTGAAGATCAAGCCGGAAAACGTGGTCGTCGGCCTCGCGCCCGACCAGCTCGCATTTCGGCGCCTGGTCCTGCCCGCCGAGGCCGAGGACAACCTGGAACAGGCGATCCGGCTCCAGATCATGAACGTGGTCCCTTCCGACACCGATGAGTTCTGCGCCGAGAAAATCGTCCGCCGCAGCGCCGACGGCAAGTCCTACGAGGTCGATCTCTACATCATCCCCCGCGAGCGCGTGCGCAAGCTGCTGGACTTGTTGCGGCAATTGGGCTTGGCCCCCCAGGCGCTGACACTCACCGCGCTGGGTTTCGAGCGCCTGCTGAAGAAGGATGGCCCGGCCAACCAGCACCCGGTGTTCATCGCCGATCTGGATTTGAACAATTTCGCCGTCCACGTGTTCCAGGGCGGCCGATTCACGTATTTCAAGCTGGCCTGGATCAACCCGGCCAACAAGAACCTTCAGAACGTCCTCAAGGAAGTGGAGCGCTGCGCGTCGCTGATCCAGCTGCCGGACGACCAGGACATCGACGTGATGCTCAACATCTCCGACTCCAACTGGCAGGACCAGCTGGTCGAGGGCGAATATCCTTTCCTTCGCTATCTCAAGGAGTGTTCCCCCTTCCCGGAGCGCACCACACTGAACCTGAAGCCGCTCTCCGTGGCCCTGCAGGCGCTGGAGCACAACCGCCGCTCCTTCAACCTCATCCCGGTCGAATGGCGTGAAAAATCGTCCTCGATCAGCCTGGTGCCGACCCTCATCCTGGCGGCGGGCTTGGTTCTCCTTCTGGGGATCAGCTTCACCCGGGTGTATTTCCAGGAGTCGTCCTACAACGACCAGCTCCAGCGGAACATCGCCAAAATCGAGCGCGAGTATCGGAGCACAATGCAGTTGCGCCGGAACATCGTCCGCGTCCGCGATGAACTGGACACCTACCAGCGCGTGATCAAAAAGCCGATTTCCGACCTGGACATCCTGCGGGAACTGACCGAGAAGGCGGGTGACAAGACCTATCTCAGCGAATACGTCCGCGCGAACAACCTGATCGTCAGCGGGTACACCGACTCGGTGCTGGATCTGCAGACGCGACTGACGGCCATCCGGTTTTTCAAGGGCATCAATCTGCAGGGGTCCATCACCAAAACCAAGGAAGGACTCGAGCATTTTCGCTTCGAGATCCAACTGCTGGAGGAATGA
- the gspD gene encoding type II secretion system secretin GspD, with protein MMNRVILILALGALIQCLPAGPAAGPVAPACPGGVVFAQDSEPQEEQTDTPAPRTAEDVKKKREEMQKRLNAIRAQRSSRQNPPKAGEAAPRRAPIPIEAQAIPPAEQAQPPDGQEPKPDGTGGTAAATPTPPAPAKANITAKGISLKYDDVDLLDFIDIVAGILNLSYIVDPQVSGRVSINMNSPVPREALYDIFIDILRINGATIIRSGDIHHIVPIEESRQYPAAIEKIDPDYTSEGNDLTTVITPIEFIPSADIAKLLDEFKTEKTLIINYETYNLLVLTDFKDNLRKLLHIIKILDGGFFEVNKVELIPVKFNKAEDLAKDLEAVFNAGGSSSGIRFIAVPRMNAVLAVCRSPRALEAVYKWVEKLDTPSSGGNETFVYKVENTTATNIADILGQLFADQGAQVGTVSAPQRAIQTGEGGTERSSAGVPSGGQIISPQLKGTMRGSERGPIQGLSGGVKIIVDELNNNLIIHGTQADYEFLLKTIKKLDVLPRQVLIEAKVIRVDLSDSLSMGVNYFLQQRSGTSPPTTGSIQWGESAGLNISSIAVFGSREIKALLDTLETISKIQVLNSPSVLVLDGNEATISVGTEIPIATSTYTNPWANNQDPNYNITNTQIQYRSTGVNLSVSPRISASGIVTLEIAVEVSSPGDSAGGLGGSPPINASNVNSTLVVEDGKSVLIAGLIKEENTNSRSAVPLIGHVPIFGWLFSSTTVSKARTELIVILSPRVIHTTQDATAATYQVVDTLSNINKYLKKKWPQGQLGVLRDTSDAAKKLEESLKEGHKPEQPELESDESKQDTPPPAEKPPQPPEPPPVEKPPQPPEPPPDTADPPARVG; from the coding sequence ATGATGAATCGTGTGATCCTGATCCTGGCGCTCGGTGCACTCATTCAGTGTCTCCCCGCCGGTCCGGCGGCAGGGCCGGTCGCACCAGCCTGCCCGGGCGGAGTCGTCTTCGCGCAGGACTCCGAACCCCAGGAGGAGCAAACCGACACTCCCGCACCGAGAACAGCCGAAGATGTCAAGAAAAAACGGGAAGAGATGCAAAAGCGCCTGAACGCTATCCGCGCGCAGCGGTCTTCCCGGCAAAATCCACCCAAGGCCGGTGAGGCGGCACCACGACGCGCTCCGATTCCGATCGAGGCCCAGGCGATCCCTCCGGCCGAACAGGCTCAGCCACCCGACGGCCAAGAACCCAAGCCGGACGGCACCGGCGGAACCGCGGCCGCTACACCGACGCCGCCGGCACCAGCCAAGGCCAACATCACCGCGAAAGGCATCAGCTTGAAATACGACGACGTCGATCTGCTCGACTTCATCGATATCGTCGCCGGCATTCTGAACCTGAGTTACATCGTCGATCCGCAGGTCTCGGGCCGCGTCAGCATCAACATGAACTCGCCCGTCCCCCGGGAAGCCCTCTATGACATTTTCATCGACATCCTGCGAATCAACGGGGCGACAATCATCCGATCGGGTGATATCCATCATATCGTCCCCATCGAGGAGAGTCGGCAGTACCCGGCGGCTATCGAAAAAATCGATCCCGACTACACTTCCGAGGGCAATGATCTGACCACCGTCATCACCCCGATCGAGTTCATCCCGTCCGCTGACATCGCCAAGCTTCTGGATGAGTTCAAGACGGAAAAGACACTCATCATCAACTACGAAACCTACAACCTGCTGGTCCTGACCGACTTCAAGGACAATCTGCGCAAGCTTTTGCATATCATCAAGATCCTGGACGGCGGCTTTTTCGAAGTCAACAAAGTCGAGCTCATCCCCGTCAAGTTCAACAAGGCCGAGGACCTGGCCAAGGACTTGGAAGCGGTGTTCAACGCGGGTGGCTCCTCCAGCGGCATCCGATTCATCGCCGTCCCCCGCATGAACGCGGTCCTGGCGGTCTGCCGGTCCCCCCGCGCGCTTGAGGCCGTCTACAAGTGGGTGGAAAAACTGGACACGCCATCCTCCGGCGGCAACGAAACGTTCGTCTACAAGGTGGAGAATACGACCGCCACAAACATCGCCGATATCCTGGGTCAGCTGTTCGCCGACCAGGGCGCCCAGGTGGGCACTGTGTCGGCTCCTCAGCGGGCGATCCAGACCGGTGAGGGCGGAACGGAACGGTCCTCCGCCGGTGTGCCTTCCGGCGGCCAGATCATCAGCCCGCAGCTCAAGGGTACCATGCGCGGAAGCGAGCGTGGTCCGATCCAGGGTCTGTCCGGCGGCGTGAAAATCATCGTGGATGAACTCAACAACAACCTGATCATCCACGGCACCCAGGCCGATTACGAGTTTTTGCTGAAGACCATCAAAAAGCTGGATGTCCTTCCCCGTCAGGTGCTCATCGAGGCCAAGGTGATCCGGGTTGACCTGAGCGATTCACTTTCGATGGGTGTCAACTACTTTCTGCAGCAACGGTCCGGCACCTCCCCCCCCACCACGGGCTCCATCCAGTGGGGGGAAAGCGCTGGGCTGAACATCAGCTCCATCGCGGTGTTCGGTTCCCGTGAAATCAAGGCCCTGCTCGACACGCTGGAAACCATCTCCAAGATCCAGGTCCTGAACAGCCCGTCCGTTCTGGTGCTGGATGGCAACGAAGCCACGATCAGCGTCGGCACCGAGATCCCCATCGCCACGAGCACTTACACCAACCCGTGGGCGAACAATCAGGATCCGAATTACAACATCACCAACACGCAGATCCAGTACCGCTCCACGGGCGTCAACCTCAGCGTGTCGCCTCGGATCAGTGCCTCCGGAATCGTGACCCTGGAGATCGCCGTAGAGGTGAGCTCGCCCGGCGACAGCGCCGGCGGACTGGGCGGCTCCCCTCCGATCAACGCGTCCAACGTCAACTCCACGCTTGTGGTCGAAGACGGCAAGTCGGTCCTCATCGCCGGACTGATCAAGGAGGAGAACACCAACTCGCGCAGCGCCGTACCGTTGATCGGCCACGTGCCGATCTTCGGGTGGCTCTTCAGCTCGACGACCGTGTCGAAGGCACGGACAGAGCTCATCGTCATCCTGTCGCCCCGGGTGATCCACACGACCCAGGACGCCACCGCCGCCACGTATCAGGTCGTTGACACCCTTTCCAACATCAACAAGTATTTGAAGAAGAAATGGCCCCAGGGCCAGTTGGGCGTGCTCCGTGACACCTCGGACGCCGCTAAAAAGTTGGAAGAATCCCTGAAGGAAGGACACAAACCGGAACAGCCGGAACTCGAATCGGACGAATCAAAACAGGATACGCCGCCGCCGGCAGAGAAACCGCCGCAACCACCCGAGCCGCCGCCGGTAGAGAAACCGCCGCAACCACCCGAACCGCCACCTGATACAGCGGATCCGCCGGCCCGAGTCGGCTGA
- a CDS encoding RNA polymerase sigma factor, with protein sequence MNAQDLQSLIQQAQDGDRDACHLLYQHFVARIFNFVLGMVRSREDAEDVTQDAFVQAFNNLLHLKDLGKFEQWLYRIARNEVYQRFRRRKVQEVMLEPESLPAEEAGGRRPTSNPEEEVLTVELEQVIQRTLAELPPKLREVFILSVLQELSYKDIADIVDRSLLSVKTDIYRARVFAKEMIKRYLTQG encoded by the coding sequence TTGAATGCCCAAGACCTCCAGTCATTGATTCAGCAGGCTCAGGATGGCGACCGGGATGCGTGTCATCTGCTGTACCAGCATTTTGTCGCCCGAATCTTTAATTTTGTATTGGGCATGGTGCGCAGCCGGGAGGACGCGGAGGATGTCACCCAGGACGCTTTTGTCCAGGCATTCAATAACCTGCTCCACCTCAAGGATTTGGGCAAGTTTGAGCAGTGGTTGTACCGCATCGCCCGCAATGAAGTGTACCAGCGTTTCCGGCGCAGGAAGGTCCAAGAGGTGATGCTGGAGCCCGAGTCACTTCCCGCCGAAGAGGCCGGCGGAAGGCGCCCCACCAGCAATCCGGAAGAAGAGGTCCTGACGGTGGAACTGGAGCAGGTTATTCAGCGAACGCTCGCCGAACTGCCGCCGAAATTGCGTGAGGTGTTCATCTTGTCCGTGCTCCAGGAATTGAGCTACAAAGACATTGCGGACATCGTCGACCGTTCGCTCCTGTCGGTGAAGACGGATATTTATCGGGCTCGCGTTTTTGCCAAAGAGATGATTAAACGGTATTTGACCCAAGGTTAA
- a CDS encoding glycosyltransferase family 2 protein, translated as MAQLPRVSILIPVYNEKESFPELHRRLVTVMAEYGAPFEIIYVNDGSTDGSAEVLDACFAGDARVQVIHFRRNFGKAAALSAGFSIARGVELITLDADLQDLPEEIPRFLDKLHEGYDLISGWKHPRRDPLSRRLASRIYNRVTRFLSGVPLHDMNCGFKAFSREASRSLRLYGELHRYIPVIVHSKGFRVGEIQIAHHPRRFGRSKYGLWRFISGFFDLITVLMLTRFISRPLHVFGLIGSLAVLAGGGTSLYLIISRLFGEFLSNRPLFYLALSVLIVGVQLVFFGLLAEMIAHSRNTEAHYSIREHKHHQPPIVEDDP; from the coding sequence ATGGCCCAACTCCCCCGTGTATCCATCCTGATTCCTGTTTACAACGAAAAGGAGTCCTTTCCGGAGCTCCACCGCCGTCTCGTGACAGTCATGGCGGAGTATGGCGCCCCGTTTGAGATCATCTATGTCAACGACGGCAGCACTGACGGATCGGCGGAAGTCCTCGATGCCTGCTTTGCCGGCGACGCGCGCGTTCAGGTGATCCACTTCCGCCGGAACTTCGGCAAAGCCGCCGCCCTCTCCGCCGGCTTCTCAATCGCCCGTGGTGTGGAACTGATCACCTTGGACGCCGACCTGCAGGACCTGCCCGAGGAAATCCCTCGATTTCTCGACAAGCTCCATGAAGGCTACGACTTGATCAGCGGCTGGAAACACCCCCGACGCGATCCATTGAGCCGGCGGCTGGCGTCACGGATCTACAACCGGGTCACCCGGTTCCTTTCCGGAGTGCCGCTCCACGACATGAATTGCGGATTCAAGGCGTTCAGCCGGGAGGCCTCCCGCTCCCTGCGTCTCTACGGCGAGCTCCACCGGTACATCCCGGTCATCGTCCACAGCAAGGGATTCCGCGTGGGTGAAATCCAGATCGCGCACCACCCGCGCCGCTTCGGCCGATCCAAGTACGGTCTGTGGCGGTTCATCAGCGGGTTCTTCGACCTGATCACCGTGCTGATGCTGACCCGGTTCATCTCGCGTCCGCTGCACGTGTTCGGCTTGATCGGTTCCCTGGCTGTACTGGCCGGCGGCGGCACGTCTCTTTATTTGATCATCAGCCGGCTGTTCGGTGAATTCCTCAGCAACCGCCCACTGTTCTACCTGGCCCTGTCGGTGCTCATCGTCGGCGTCCAGCTGGTATTCTTCGGCCTGCTGGCCGAGATGATCGCCCACTCGCGTAACACCGAGGCGCACTACTCGATCCGGGAACACAAGCATCACCAGCCGCCCATTGTCGAGGACGACCCTTGA
- a CDS encoding glycosyltransferase: MTLGILGPFPPFRGGIATFNVHLWTELHRRTHCFAWNYRRLYPRLVFPGQTQLDESRVPFQVPAEAVFDPFRPWHWPAGLHAIDCSMPRALIVAVWTPLFAPSLALFLNRLRRRTRIPLAAVCHNMQPHERIPLGGIFQRRLLRTMDTVIVHCRRDQAALADAHHGQSVIALYHPLYEQFPGPADLDRNDARARLGLADATHRLILFFGLVRPYKGLDVLLKAFRMLSATDPDVRLLVAGEFYEKPERFEPLLGELVRSGRLFLRDRFIPNEEVHLHFRAADLVVLPYRHATQSGIIPLAYQFCRGVVSTRVGGLDEMVADGESGYLVPPDDPAALAEAIRRFLARQADIESHVPGFADRFRWPGYVDALLAALPTPPNIP, from the coding sequence TTGACCCTGGGCATTCTCGGCCCCTTCCCGCCGTTCCGCGGCGGTATCGCCACATTCAACGTCCACCTCTGGACTGAATTGCACAGACGGACGCACTGTTTCGCCTGGAATTACCGGCGGCTGTATCCGCGGCTGGTTTTCCCCGGCCAAACTCAGCTTGACGAGAGCCGTGTACCATTCCAAGTGCCGGCCGAAGCCGTGTTCGATCCGTTCCGGCCCTGGCACTGGCCGGCCGGTCTGCACGCCATCGACTGTTCAATGCCCCGCGCCCTGATCGTAGCGGTCTGGACGCCGCTGTTCGCTCCATCGCTGGCACTGTTCCTGAATCGTCTGCGGCGACGCACCCGGATTCCCCTGGCCGCCGTCTGCCACAACATGCAGCCCCACGAGCGCATTCCACTGGGCGGAATATTTCAGCGCCGGCTGCTCCGGACCATGGACACGGTGATCGTCCACTGCCGGCGCGACCAGGCAGCGCTCGCCGACGCACACCATGGACAATCCGTGATCGCCCTGTACCATCCGCTCTACGAGCAATTCCCCGGTCCCGCCGATCTCGACCGGAACGACGCGCGCGCCCGACTGGGTCTGGCGGATGCCACGCACCGGCTCATCCTGTTCTTCGGCCTGGTACGTCCATACAAAGGACTGGATGTGTTGCTGAAGGCGTTCCGAATGCTGTCCGCCACCGATCCGGACGTGCGCCTCCTGGTGGCGGGCGAATTCTACGAAAAACCCGAACGCTTTGAACCGTTGCTGGGCGAGCTCGTCCGCAGCGGGCGGCTTTTCCTGCGAGATCGGTTCATCCCCAACGAGGAGGTTCATCTCCATTTCCGGGCTGCCGATCTGGTGGTCCTGCCCTACCGCCACGCTACCCAGAGCGGGATCATTCCGCTGGCCTACCAGTTCTGTCGCGGCGTTGTGAGCACCCGGGTAGGCGGTCTGGACGAGATGGTTGCAGACGGGGAATCCGGCTATCTCGTTCCGCCGGATGATCCGGCCGCGCTGGCCGAAGCTATCCGGCGGTTTTTGGCTCGGCAAGCCGATATCGAATCGCACGTTCCCGGATTTGCGGACCGGTTCCGCTGGCCCGGCTATGTCGACGCCCTGCTGGCCGCCCTCCCGACGCCACCGAACATCCCCTGA
- a CDS encoding PHP domain-containing protein: MNGYIDLHLHSTFSDGVLTPAQLVHHALDAHLRAIAITDHDTVDGNTEALAEGQARGLEVIPGVELSIAYPRGELHILGYYVDHLDPALHEELQRLREYRRRRNPQIIRKLAELGMELNLEAIRAKINNGNVGRPHIAAAMVECGYVRSVKEAFNRYLRKDGPAYVPKEMLSAPEGIQLVRRFGGVPVLAHPLTLEIQDPAELADFLSQLKADGLGGIEAYYLSDNRCPVELYREIAQRLDLCLTGGSDFHGPVKPEVAIGTGRGKTRLPYHLVEELKSRRPPAPAAVTTGIGGSSARLNL, encoded by the coding sequence ATGAACGGTTACATCGACCTACACCTGCACTCAACCTTCTCTGACGGCGTGCTCACACCCGCCCAACTTGTTCATCACGCGCTTGACGCCCACCTCCGGGCCATCGCCATCACGGACCACGACACAGTGGACGGGAACACCGAAGCCCTGGCCGAGGGGCAAGCCCGGGGACTCGAGGTGATCCCCGGCGTGGAGCTGTCCATCGCCTATCCCCGAGGCGAGCTGCACATCCTGGGATACTATGTGGATCATCTCGATCCGGCCCTGCATGAGGAGTTACAGCGGCTGCGCGAATACCGGCGGCGGCGCAATCCCCAGATCATCCGCAAGCTGGCCGAACTGGGCATGGAGCTGAATCTTGAGGCGATCCGGGCGAAGATCAACAATGGCAACGTGGGTCGTCCCCACATCGCCGCCGCGATGGTGGAGTGCGGGTACGTCCGATCGGTCAAGGAAGCGTTCAACCGGTACCTGCGCAAGGATGGACCGGCCTATGTGCCCAAGGAGATGCTCTCCGCGCCCGAAGGCATCCAATTGGTGCGGCGGTTCGGCGGTGTTCCCGTACTGGCCCACCCCCTCACCCTGGAAATCCAGGATCCCGCTGAGCTGGCCGACTTCCTGAGCCAGCTCAAAGCGGACGGGTTGGGCGGTATCGAAGCATACTACCTGTCGGACAACCGTTGTCCGGTGGAGCTCTACCGGGAAATCGCCCAGCGTCTGGATCTCTGTCTCACCGGCGGCAGCGATTTCCACGGTCCCGTCAAGCCCGAAGTGGCCATCGGCACCGGCCGCGGCAAGACCCGCCTCCCCTACCATCTCGTGGAAGAACTCAAGTCGCGCCGCCCCCCCGCCCCGGCCGCCGTGACAACCGGCATCGGCGGATCATCCGCCCGGCTGAACCTCTGA
- the murB gene encoding UDP-N-acetylmuramate dehydrogenase yields the protein MNEQQVGVPVPFRRREPLAPYTTFRIGGPADWLLLPDSARGFVAAVRWAIDQDLPLTILGGGSNVLVADAGVDGAVIVTTAMRRVEISGAEVRAEAGVGMSDLCEFCAERGLAGLQNFHGMPGSLGGAVFMNARCYERSIGDVVRCVHGVDRAGHEVTFEAAACEFAYKRSRFQAGGVWVAEVDLRMEAGADRGHLREAMSDFQRRREAMGQFLFPNAGCIFKNDYRTGTPSGKIIESCGLKGTRIGDAEVFSRHANFIINRGAASACDVLALIRAMEQAVRDRTGLELEREIQLLGRWGEVSEVQPGG from the coding sequence ATGAATGAGCAACAGGTGGGTGTTCCGGTGCCATTCCGGCGGCGGGAACCACTGGCGCCCTATACGACGTTTCGGATCGGCGGCCCAGCGGACTGGCTGCTCCTGCCGGACAGTGCCCGTGGATTTGTGGCGGCGGTCCGCTGGGCCATCGACCAGGACCTGCCGCTGACCATCCTCGGGGGCGGGTCCAATGTGCTGGTCGCGGATGCCGGGGTGGATGGCGCAGTAATCGTGACCACGGCGATGCGCCGGGTGGAGATCAGCGGCGCCGAAGTCCGAGCGGAGGCTGGTGTCGGGATGAGCGACCTGTGCGAGTTCTGCGCCGAGCGCGGGCTGGCCGGACTGCAAAATTTCCACGGCATGCCGGGCTCGCTCGGGGGCGCCGTGTTCATGAACGCGCGCTGCTACGAACGCTCCATCGGCGACGTTGTCCGCTGCGTGCACGGAGTGGACCGGGCGGGACATGAGGTGACGTTTGAAGCGGCCGCATGCGAGTTTGCGTACAAGCGCTCGCGTTTCCAGGCGGGCGGGGTATGGGTGGCCGAGGTGGATCTCCGGATGGAGGCCGGGGCCGATCGTGGGCACCTCCGCGAGGCGATGTCCGATTTTCAGCGCCGGCGGGAGGCGATGGGCCAGTTCCTGTTCCCCAACGCAGGCTGCATCTTCAAGAATGATTACCGGACCGGCACGCCCTCCGGGAAGATCATCGAGTCCTGCGGTCTCAAAGGCACGCGGATAGGTGATGCCGAGGTCTTTTCGCGCCACGCCAATTTCATCATCAACCGTGGAGCCGCCTCCGCCTGCGATGTGCTGGCGCTGATCCGGGCCATGGAGCAGGCGGTGCGGGATCGGACAGGGCTTGAGTTGGAACGGGAAATCCAGCTGCTCGGGCGGTGGGGGGAGGTCTCAGAGGTTCAGCCGGGCGGATGA